From a region of the Qipengyuania spongiae genome:
- a CDS encoding NAD-dependent epimerase/dehydratase family protein, with the protein MTIAITGATGFVGQAVLDVGTGGRHAMRALTRRPQTPRGGVAWVEGSLDDATSLARLVKGADAVLHIAGLTSAVRPEEFDRVNVEGTARVIDAARGAGAKRLIFVSSLSAREPGLSVYGGSKNRAEALVKDSALDWTIVRPPAVYGPRDREMFELFRAAQSGIVPLPPRGRASLIHVEDLARLLVALAGAGPEISGTTLEPDDGRSGGYAHRDLAQLIGQAVGRRRVFAPHLPKALLMAAARADRLVRGRKAKLTPDRAGYMAHPDWVCDPAKAPPAAFWTPRLEGGEGMAATAAWYREQGWL; encoded by the coding sequence ATGACGATCGCGATTACCGGCGCCACCGGCTTCGTCGGTCAGGCCGTGCTCGATGTCGGCACTGGTGGGAGGCACGCCATGCGCGCTCTTACCCGCCGTCCGCAAACGCCGCGCGGCGGTGTCGCATGGGTCGAGGGCAGTCTCGACGATGCCACCTCGCTGGCCCGGCTGGTCAAAGGGGCGGATGCGGTGCTGCATATCGCCGGCCTGACCAGCGCAGTGCGCCCCGAGGAATTCGATCGTGTGAACGTCGAGGGTACGGCCCGCGTGATCGACGCCGCGCGCGGCGCTGGAGCGAAACGGCTAATATTCGTCTCCTCGCTGTCGGCGCGAGAACCCGGACTTTCTGTCTATGGCGGCTCCAAGAACCGTGCCGAGGCGCTCGTGAAGGACAGCGCGCTCGACTGGACCATCGTACGCCCTCCCGCGGTTTACGGTCCGCGTGACAGGGAGATGTTTGAGCTGTTCCGTGCGGCGCAATCGGGCATTGTCCCGCTGCCCCCGCGCGGCCGAGCCTCCCTCATCCATGTCGAGGATCTGGCGCGTCTGCTGGTCGCGCTGGCAGGGGCCGGACCGGAAATTTCAGGAACCACGCTCGAGCCGGACGATGGGCGGTCAGGCGGTTACGCGCATAGGGATCTCGCGCAGCTCATCGGCCAAGCCGTCGGTCGCCGCCGTGTGTTCGCCCCGCATCTTCCGAAAGCCCTGCTGATGGCGGCGGCGCGGGCCGATCGGCTGGTGCGCGGGCGCAAGGCAAAGCTGACGCCGGACCGAGCGGGGTACATGGCCCATCCCGACTGGGTCTGCGATCCGGCAAAGGCACCGCCCGCCGCGTTCTGGACGCCTCGCTTGGAGGGGGGGGAAGGAATGGCCGCCACCGCCGCCTGGTATCGCGAGCAGGGCTGGCTCTGA